GCGGCGGTCATGCCACGGCCAGAACATGCCGCCCCAAAGAAAGAGCGGCTCGTCTTCCACATGGCCTTGGCGCGATTTAGGCATCTCGCGCATACAAAACGGCGCGACGCGTAAGCGGTTTTCCGAGGGGTCCCAGCCCGCCCACGACAACCATGCGGAATAGTAGCCGCGTTGCCGTTCATCGGCGCAGACGGCGTAGTCGGCTTGCGCGAGACAGAAGAGTTTGTCGGTCATGTGTTGAAGATAGTTATCCGGGTCGCGCCAGTGATATTCCATCATCAACGGCCCCGGCAAGTCAACAATCACGGGTATCTTGAGCGGTTCTTTTAAATAGGTGAGGGGCTGCCATTGTTCAAACAAAACAGCGTCATGGTTCGAACCGTTTAGCAATTGGTGAAGTTGCTCCGGGCGGTAAAATTCGACGGGAAAATCAAACCGTGGATCGAGTGAGCCGCGCCAGTCTTCCAGTAGCCAATAGGTGCAGTCTACGCCGGATTGTTTTAAAACATCGCCCAGGCCGCTAATTCGGACGCCGCCCCCGGCGCAAGGCCGGGGCGAGTAGGGTAGGTTTTCTGTCGTAACAAGAGCAAGTGAGCCAGGCATAATGATTGATATCTTTTCGATGGTATGGTCGCCGCTGGTCAGTATACACAAGTTTCTCCGCGCCCCAAACAAAAACGGCCCTCGATATGAGGGCCGTTGGTATGAAACAGACCGCCTGTGCCGTGTGGGTGGCGTTGAGAAGACCTTACTCAACAGGTGGGCCCTACAGCCTGCCACGCCGCCTTCCCCTATAGGGCATGAGGCGAAAGCAGACGACAAGAGCCCAATAGTGCTAACATTAGCCTCTCAAACTGTGTCCCGATCACGCACACCGCAGAACCGTTTCAATTTTTATTCAGCGTTGAAGTGCGGCGTCAGTTAATGGCTATATAATAGTGACAGCGGCGGGTTTCTTCAATTCTTTTTGACGGCTTTTTTTGCAGGATTCGCTTTGTCGGATTAAAGTATGATTATGGACGGGTTCCGCTAAAACAGACCCATTAGTCAAATTCACAATAAATGTCTACAATTTAGTGATATGCGGTTTGATTTTTGATGAAATATTGATCTGCCCCACAATAAGAAAGGAAACAAACTAATGATTTGGAAGAAACAAGGTTTTATCGTGTTTGTACTGTCAAGCATTCTCATGGTCGGAGCCTGGGCGGTGGTGTCGCCTTCAGGAGCGCAAAATATTACTCCTCAAGACTTTGACGATTCTGATACGCGTGATTACCCGGTTACATCAACAGTAGACGTCGAAATCAAAGGCCTGGCTTCGATTGGCGAAGTTTACATGTTGGAGGGGATCGACAACGAAACCACCGTCACAGTTGAAAATGGAAAATCGGCCCCGGGTGGTACTCGATATGCGCGGTTGGTTTTTCATGGCGTCTTCGATAAAAAGATGCGCGACTGGCGCGATGAAATTATTGCTGGCACCGTGAATAAACGAGACATCTGGGTGGATATTCGAAATAAAAGCGGCTCCCGCGTATTGCGCGTCATCTATAAAAATTGCTGGCCTGCGCGTTTGACGCTGCCTCCTCTGTCGATTGAAAGTTCAACCCGCTACATGGAACGATACGAGTTTGCTTACGATAGTTTTGAACTGACCGATTAACGCTAGCCGCAGCAGAAAGTCTACTGGCAAGAAAGTGAGTTGACGCAAATGATGAAAAAATTAACATTGATAATGGCTGCGGTGTTTCTGGTCGCTGGTTTTGTGGTTGGGCAGGATGCGGTAGATATTGAGACGTCGTTTGGTGAATCCGATCTCTACATTCTTTATGCGGACGGTTCCATCAAAACGATTGGAACTGCGGTGGATTACGGCAGCGCAGAAGATATCACTGCTGTTGATTTTACCCTGACTCCAACCCGCAACGGCTATTACATTTTGGATGACGAAGCCGGGCTGCATACCTTTGGCGACGCGGTGAGTTTTGGGGTTCCTGAACTGGAACGGAGAGAAAATGTGGTGGCGTTAGAACCGGACCCCTCGTTTTTGGGGATGTATTTTCTCACCGATGAAGGCAAAGTCTTGACCGTCGGGGAAGCGGTGTTTCGCGGCGAACTGGTGATGGACAACGCCGTTGACATTGAACTGACCAACAGCGGCAAAGGCTACATCGTATTGTATGAGACAGGCGAATTGGCTTTTTTCGGAGACGCCACCAACTATGGGTTCTCTGAATCAAGCAAATTAAAAGCGGTTGACCTCGAAGTCATCCAAGGTGGTTACTACGTTCTGTATGAAAACGGCGAGGTCAAATCATTTGGCTTGTCAGTCCAATTGCCGACAGCGGATACTCTGCCTACGGCTGCCGTCGCGCTTTCGCTTTCAGGACAAGGCTATCGAATTATTGATGAAGAAGGAAACATCCTGAGTTTCATCCGTCCTGAACTGCAGAGCCTGACGCAAAGCCTGAGTTCGCGCTACACCTCGATCTATGCAACCACGGGCGATTATCGTCCCGCACAAACCACGCCGACGCCAAAACCGAGCACGCCTTTCTTTGAACTCGCGAATAACGACTTTGAAGAAGCGCGGATTGGTATTCTGCCCACAAGTAAAGAAGCGCCTCAATCAATGACGACTGGTCAATTGAGCTTGCCGTCTGGCGGGACGTTTGTCTTACTGGCTGAAGAAAACGCCTTACCGCGTGAAATTCATTGGTTTAATCCAGATGAGGTTGATGCCGAATATACGGGCGTGACCTTTGCTACATTGGTTAGCAGTCGCGGCGGCGCTTCGATTGCGGGGATTTCCTATAGTGCGGCGCAAGGGCTGGTCGCATTGGTTCGTGACTTTAACGGAGTGCACCTGGTTTTAATCAAAGGCGATTTTGAGCCGTCTGCGATTTCTGCATTTGGAACATTTGAATAACTGAACTCCAAATCAAATCCAATCGCCGCCGGGAGAAATTTCTCATCGGCGGCGATTTTTTATTAAAAAAAATTACAAATTCCAAGCCTTCCACACCGCAATGGTATCAGCAAGTTTAGGAACCACGTCGCCGTCGATGCCGTAGCCTTGTATGCCAAGCGGACCGCTGTATCCCGCTTGCTTAAACGCTGTAACGAATGACAACACGTCGTAGTCGCCTTCGCCTAAGGGAAGTATGCCCGCGCGAACTTCAATCTCTTTAGCATTGTTAAACGAGCCGTTGATAGTGACGCAATCGAGATAAGGCAGCACGGTTTCAATGGCGGCCTCTAAATTGTCGGGACCTTCGACCTTCAACCAATGATAAAGATTAAAGGTAATGCGCAAGCGAGGATCGTTAAATTGTTTGGCTAGACGCGCCATGTCGGACGCCCGTTCGCCCCAATAGTTGACGTGAGGGTAGAGTGAAATCGGCAAGTCCGCCGCGAAGGATTTTTCCGCCGCATGATGAAGCGCGGACAGCGCCTTCGAGTCGCCTGCAGGGTCAGACTGCTTGTATGTCTTGCTGGTGATGGGGACATGCAGTTTCGTCTTGCGGCCCTTGAGGCGGTCGATTACCTTTTGCATCAACGGACTAACGCCTTCGTCGTCGATGTTGATTCCAACGTAGACTGTGACCAACTCCACGCCCATTGATTCGGTTAGATCGGCGACTTCGAGAAATTCGTCCCAGCGTTCATCACCCATCCCCAATGAAAAGCAGATGGCGTTCACGCCTTGCGATTTGAGAAAGGCGAGGCGGTCTTTCCACGCGGGTTTGGGTTCGGCGAACCAAAACCAGGTATCCATAATGAACAATGGATCGGCGAATGAATTTGCGTTCGCGGCGAAAGCTGAGGCCCCGCTCATCGCTAGCGATGTTGCGAGAAAATCACGGCGGTTAAGTTGCATGGTTTGCTCCTTTTACGATTTTGATTTTCGTGCTTTTCGGTAGAGTTCTTTTTGTTCCTTCGACATTTTTTCTGTCGCGTACTGATATATCTTTCGCGGAGCGGAATTTTTATATTTCAGCAATAGCGCTTCGACTGGCTTTGGGCTGACCTTCCAATATTCACGCAGAAACCAGCCCAGGCCTTGTTGAACAAAACGCTCGTCGTCCATCATCAAAGGTTCAATAAATTCGAGGTGCTTTTTGAGTGGCTTCGTTTTTACCAGCCCGATCATGGATACCGGGACAGCCCGCCGTTTCCATTTTGAGGGCGACTGGCGCCAAGCGCTCATCTCTTCAAATGAGACGATTTGTTGGGTCAGAAAATGCTCCAACACTTCACCGCACAACACGTCGGTGTGCCCCCAGTTGATAATGCCGCTGTCGAGCCAGGCGCCTAGGCGTTGAAAGTCGGGCGCTTTGAATTGATCTTTGAAGCCCATCGCGTAATGGACGGCGAACGACGCTTCTTCATACTTGCCGGATGAAAGTAGTTTGTCTGCTAGTGGATAGATGTCGTCACGCGAGCCGGTCGCTTTCAGGTCAGTGACAAGCCGTTCGGCTTTCTCAATAAAAATTTCTTTCTCGATACCGTAGGCGTCATAGCCTTCGGTGAAGTAACGCTCATACTTTTTGGCTTGATCTGGGTTGGCATTCGCTTTCAAAAATTTTTGAATGTCAGCAATGATGGATTTGAGCCGCTTATCGCTTGCCATCATATTTCCCCCTGGAATACAATGTGTGAACTGTCGGTACTATCTCAAAAAACTCAATTCATTGATAGATGTTTGGCTATTCCAATTGGTTTAGGATGACGAAAAACCATCCCAAAAAAAGTCTTATAGATTCAATTGGTGGGGTAAGTATAAAGAACTCACCCTATTTTAGGTCGCGATAAACCGGGGGGAGGGCGAGGCTCCCGCCGAGCCGCAGAGTATCGAAGCACTTTCTTTTATCTCGGCTCACCAGGAGGTTCGCCCTCCCCATAATTCGAGACCGCCGCGTCGTCTAATGGACTCCAATTGTTTTTGTTTTGCTTTTATAGTGGTTGCCAGAATTATGTGCGGATTGAGTTTTCATAACTGTATCTATCGCTGAGCCCCTGTTTTCGGCAGGCAGGCTACGGGCGCGCTTAACGCAAGTTTTTTGTCAAACGCTCTATATGTTGTCAACGCGCGTTCCGTGATTGTCGGCTTTAAGAAAGCGCGTCTCAAATTCGAGGCCGTGTTTGGCGACGGCGTCTTGCATGGCGGCGGCGACTTGCTCTTTGTTGCGCAAGGTCATCGCCATCATGGTCGAGCCGGAGCCGCTTAAGTAAGCGCCCAGTGCGCCCGCTTCACGCGCGGCGTTGATGACGTCATACAGCGGCTTCAGCGCGGGGATATTGGCTTGGCGTTGAGGTTGATGCAAGCGGTCGTCCATCAAATCGCCGACGGCGTCCCACTCGCCTTGGGCGAATGCCATCGAGAGAAGGATGCCATGCGAAAGATTATGGACAGCGTCTTCGCGTAAAACTTCAGGCGAAAAGATAATACGCGCTTTGTCGGTTTCGACTTCGGCGTGAGGCGACACCGCCACGAAGTCGATGGTTTCTGGAACCTCGGCTTTGTAGCAGCGCAGGCGGCCATTCACTACGCCGGACGCGGTAAAACCGCCGTAATACGCAGCGGCGGCGTTGTCGGTGCAGCCTTCCAGTTCGGACGCCCATTGTACGATATGCGCCGCGCCGACGCCCAGTTTTAATAGGCGGTTCAAGCCTTCCATGATGGCGATGCGTAAGGTCGCGCTGCTGCCAAGGCCGCGCGCGATGGGGACGCGGTTTTCTATGCGAAACGAGACGCCGCGCGGCTCCGCATTGGAGCGTTGGAAGAAATGGTTGGCGCAGACTTCGCACATTTTGCCGCAGATCACACGCATGTCGTCTGCGATTGGCGAATCAGATTCCAGCGAGAATCCCGCGCCGTTTAATTCGAGTTCAAACGAGTTGAAGAGGTTGAGCGCGATGCCCAGCGTATCGTAGCCGGTTCCAATATTGGCGGAGGTTGCGGGGACGTGAATCGTGATGCTCGTCATAATGGATGTGTTCTTCCTGAAAGATGAACGCCTCCCCAAATTGCGGGAAGGCGTATGTGATTCTCGTTTAAATACAAAAACAAAAGGTGCAAAAATCAGCGTTCAATAAACTGCTTCATGCGGCGCAGCCCTTCGCGGATGTTCTCCATCGAAGTTGCAAAGGAGAGCCGTAAGTATTCTTGTTCCTCGCCGACGTTTTTGCGACCGAAGCAGGTGCGCGGCAAAACGGCGACGCCTGCTTCATTGAGTAAGGCGCGTTGCAGGTCGTTGGCGGTTTTCATGCCCAAGCGTTTACACGCAGCGGTCACATTGGGGAACACATAAAACGCGCCGCCGGAATGCAGGCAACTGACGCCGTCGATTTTGTTCAGACCCTCCGCGATGACGCGCGCGCGTTCCTGGAATTGTTCGACCATGTATTGCGACTCATGGTGCGGGCCGTCGAGCGCATGAACGCCGGCAATCTGCGTGAAGGAGCAGGTGCAGCTGTCAATGTTGGTTTCAATTTTTCCGACTTGTTTGGCGAGGTCGGCGTTCATGACGCCGTAGCCCATGCGCCAGCCCGTCATGGCGTACGTTTTTGAAAATCCGTCAACGATGATGGTGCGCTCTTTCATCCCGGGGAACGCGGCGATGCTGTGGTGTTCGCCCGTCCACAAAATTTGCGAATAGACTTCGTCAGAGATGACCCATAAGTTTCGTTGAACGCACAGTTCCGCCATGTCGCGCAACAGGTCCGTTTCTAGAATATTGCCGCATGGATTGCCCGGCGTATTCAAGAAGATGCACTTGGTTTTGGGCGTAATTACCCGCTCCAGATCATCTATGGTGAAGTTCCAGTTGCGTTCTTCTAGCAAGGGAAGCGGTACGGATACGCCGCCCACCCAGTCGATGATGGATTCATAAATCGGATAGCCCGGGTTGGGATAAATCACTTCGTCGCCGGGGTTAATCAGCGCCATGACGGCGTCAAACATCACCGGTTTTGCGCCGGGCGTGACCACAACTTCGTCGGGGTGGCATGGAATATTACGCGTTCGCTGTATATACGCGGCGATGGATTCACGCAGTTTCGGGATGCCCGCGCTGGGCGTGTAGTGCGTCTGGTTTTCGCTAATGGCTTTCAGCGCGGCGTCTTTGATATGGACGGGCGTATTGAAATCGGGTTCGCCTAATCCAAACGAAATGATGTCGCGGCCCTGGGCTTTCAGCGCATTCACTTGAGCGAGCACGTCAAAGGCGGTTTCTGTGCCGAGTTTTTTCATGCGCGTCGCCAATTCGGGCAACGATGAGGCTCCGCGCGTTTCAAACATGCGGACGCCGCCTAGTTGCGAAACGATCCACACGGGTTTTTCGCGAATGGCGCCGAACTGAGCAAGCACCGAAAGCAGCGCTTGCGGCGTTTCATCCGAAACGGTCGCGACTGCCCAACGATGAGCGTCGTGCGGCGCATCCGGCGAGATAACGGTGATCTGATTGTGCGGATCGCGAATGCGGGTAACGCGCTGGGCGTCGTCGCTGTCCGCGAGAATATATAGACGCTGTCCTGAAACTGCTTTGGCGTCGAGTTGCTGTAAGCCGGGTTGCGGCAAGCGGTCTGCCGGACAGCCCGCTTGTTTGAACGCGTCTTGAACGACCTCTGAATAACTTTGTGAAAATAGCAGCGCATCGCCGCCGCTCCAACTCGGGTCGGACGGATCGAGGCGCATCTGTTGAAAGACCAGCGCCGCCGCCGCCGAAACCAGCGCGGGCGGACGTTGCGGAGAACGGAGCGCGTTGAGTGCTTGATCGAGATTCGGCATTATTTGGTTACCCTGCCAGTAAATTCATATTTGAGCCGCGCACTGGTTGAATGCGTTTGACGGCGTCGTTGGCGCTAACGCCTTCATGTACGAGAGCGCAAACTGCTTCCGCCACAGCGGCGGGATCGTCCGCACCGGGATAAAGCACGTTGCGGCCTACCATGGCGCCGCGAATGTTTTCGCCCTCGCCCATTCCGCGGACAAACTGGTCGACGACATCGACCGGGTTGCCGGTTGCTTCGCCGCCCAACATCAAAATCGGGCCGCTGAACGATTGAGCGACGCGGTTGTAGTCGGGTACATAGGGAATCTTCAACCACAAGTTAGCGGTGGAATGCGACAGACCCGACGCGACGCCAATGACGCGAATCAAATCGTCTGCTTTCATCACCACTTTGTATGCGCCGTCGATTTGCTTGACGGGCAGCGGTTCCAAAAAGACGGGCAAGTCGATGTCATTACAGGCTTCGATGCTGCGCGAGCATTCTTCCATGGTCTGAATGACGTAACGGTCATACGGATCAGGTACAGCCAGACGGAAGAGAATTTTCGCGCCGTCGAGATTGAGTTCTTTGATTTTTTTCGCATCGCGATAGGCGGTCATGCGGTCAAGCAGTTCATGATTTGCGCCCGCCAGACCGCTGCGGTTCATGCACGCGATCAATAATTTATTGTCGAGAAAACTCTTCTTGGTTTTTTGCTGATAGAGATAATCGAGCAGGAACAAGTCTTCAAAGATGTCCGCCGTCGCCATCAGGCCGTCGATGTTTGAGGCCATCATCACGCGGGCGCAACGACCGAGATAATCAAAGCGGTCGCCCATGCGCACCGGGTCGCCGCCGGAGTTGGTCACCATGCGGGCCGGGTGGTCAGCCGCGAGAATGACCATACGTCCCTGGGTCGTCAGCGATTTACGCTGTTTGCGTTTTTGCATGCGGTCTTTGATGATGGAACTTTTTTCGACGCGCAGTTCGCACAACTGGTCCCAAATATCTTCATTGAGAAAATGACGCGACTGATAGACGTAATTATTACGCAACGCGTAATTGACTTCGATGCGGTTGCGGGCGCCGCCGTAAAGCGACTTCGCCGCGCCAGTCAGGTCCTCGGGGATTTCCTGGCCATAAGGTTTGATCTCAAACGCGACTGAGCCTTGGAAGTCGCACTCGACCAGCGCTTTGAGATAGCCCGCCAGCACGGCGGAGGTCAACTCGCTGTCGGCGAGATTGAACGCCGGGTGAACATCGCCGTAGCGCGGGTCGCCGTCGGGATTGTTGCGGTTGAGAATGCAGTTCGAGACGTGCACGTGTTGAATATAGGAACCCAGGCGTTTGATGGCTTCGGGGCCTTCGCCATTGATAATCATGTGGCTGGTGTCGATCAACAGGCCGAGTTCTTCGTGACCGTATTGATGGCGTACGGATTCAAGCACCGCTTCGGCGCGGTCGGCGGGGCCGATCAGCATTTCTTTGAACGGCGTGATGCCCGGCGGGTTCACGCGGTTATCAAACGGAATCAACAACGGAATGCAATTGGATTTATTTTTTTTGTTGAGTTCTTTTAAATAGGTGCAAATTTCGTGCAGCGAGCGGCGCAATTGCGATAGCGCTTCTTCTCGTACGCGGTCGGCTTCGGCGCCGGAGAGGCCCGCCATGATCGCCGGGTCTTTGCCGCTGAAGAAGGTGAATTTGTCGCAGGGATACTCGAATGCTTCGTCGATGCACTCTTTCAGGCGTTCGACGGCTTTGCGACGCTCGTTTTCGTCGAGAGAACTGATATCGGACGGTGGAACGATTTTGTCTTCGTTAATGAGCTGCACTAACTGCGCACACCAGACGATCTCTTCGATCTGGCCGTTTTTGCGCGCATCGGCGAGTTTCTTGATCGCCTCTTTTCGACTGACGCTGTTTTTGATGCGGGAGATTTCAATCGAGTTGAAATCCGCGTCGTCGATGACCCATTGCAGGGTTTTCGTCAGGTATTCGCGCCGGGCTTCGCCGCGAAAGTTGGAATTGGTATTGCCGGGGCCTGCAAATAGCACCGGATATACGATGCCAAGCCGATTCGATTCGAGTGACACGTCGGTTCTCCTACTTATATGTACGATTTATTAAACTTATACACACTACTTTAATTATAGATGCGGCGTGGTGAA
This portion of the Candidatus Hinthialibacter antarcticus genome encodes:
- a CDS encoding phage tail protein; amino-acid sequence: MIWKKQGFIVFVLSSILMVGAWAVVSPSGAQNITPQDFDDSDTRDYPVTSTVDVEIKGLASIGEVYMLEGIDNETTVTVENGKSAPGGTRYARLVFHGVFDKKMRDWRDEIIAGTVNKRDIWVDIRNKSGSRVLRVIYKNCWPARLTLPPLSIESSTRYMERYEFAYDSFELTD
- a CDS encoding TIM barrel protein; the protein is MQLNRRDFLATSLAMSGASAFAANANSFADPLFIMDTWFWFAEPKPAWKDRLAFLKSQGVNAICFSLGMGDERWDEFLEVADLTESMGVELVTVYVGINIDDEGVSPLMQKVIDRLKGRKTKLHVPITSKTYKQSDPAGDSKALSALHHAAEKSFAADLPISLYPHVNYWGERASDMARLAKQFNDPRLRITFNLYHWLKVEGPDNLEAAIETVLPYLDCVTINGSFNNAKEIEVRAGILPLGEGDYDVLSFVTAFKQAGYSGPLGIQGYGIDGDVVPKLADTIAVWKAWNL
- a CDS encoding DNA alkylation repair protein — translated: MMASDKRLKSIIADIQKFLKANANPDQAKKYERYFTEGYDAYGIEKEIFIEKAERLVTDLKATGSRDDIYPLADKLLSSGKYEEASFAVHYAMGFKDQFKAPDFQRLGAWLDSGIINWGHTDVLCGEVLEHFLTQQIVSFEEMSAWRQSPSKWKRRAVPVSMIGLVKTKPLKKHLEFIEPLMMDDERFVQQGLGWFLREYWKVSPKPVEALLLKYKNSAPRKIYQYATEKMSKEQKELYRKARKSKS
- the thrB gene encoding homoserine kinase, whose amino-acid sequence is MTSITIHVPATSANIGTGYDTLGIALNLFNSFELELNGAGFSLESDSPIADDMRVICGKMCEVCANHFFQRSNAEPRGVSFRIENRVPIARGLGSSATLRIAIMEGLNRLLKLGVGAAHIVQWASELEGCTDNAAAAYYGGFTASGVVNGRLRCYKAEVPETIDFVAVSPHAEVETDKARIIFSPEVLREDAVHNLSHGILLSMAFAQGEWDAVGDLMDDRLHQPQRQANIPALKPLYDVINAAREAGALGAYLSGSGSTMMAMTLRNKEQVAAAMQDAVAKHGLEFETRFLKADNHGTRVDNI
- a CDS encoding pyridoxal phosphate-dependent aminotransferase, with product MPNLDQALNALRSPQRPPALVSAAAALVFQQMRLDPSDPSWSGGDALLFSQSYSEVVQDAFKQAGCPADRLPQPGLQQLDAKAVSGQRLYILADSDDAQRVTRIRDPHNQITVISPDAPHDAHRWAVATVSDETPQALLSVLAQFGAIREKPVWIVSQLGGVRMFETRGASSLPELATRMKKLGTETAFDVLAQVNALKAQGRDIISFGLGEPDFNTPVHIKDAALKAISENQTHYTPSAGIPKLRESIAAYIQRTRNIPCHPDEVVVTPGAKPVMFDAVMALINPGDEVIYPNPGYPIYESIIDWVGGVSVPLPLLEERNWNFTIDDLERVITPKTKCIFLNTPGNPCGNILETDLLRDMAELCVQRNLWVISDEVYSQILWTGEHHSIAAFPGMKERTIIVDGFSKTYAMTGWRMGYGVMNADLAKQVGKIETNIDSCTCSFTQIAGVHALDGPHHESQYMVEQFQERARVIAEGLNKIDGVSCLHSGGAFYVFPNVTAACKRLGMKTANDLQRALLNEAGVAVLPRTCFGRKNVGEEQEYLRLSFATSMENIREGLRRMKQFIER
- a CDS encoding TIM barrel protein encodes the protein MSLESNRLGIVYPVLFAGPGNTNSNFRGEARREYLTKTLQWVIDDADFNSIEISRIKNSVSRKEAIKKLADARKNGQIEEIVWCAQLVQLINEDKIVPPSDISSLDENERRKAVERLKECIDEAFEYPCDKFTFFSGKDPAIMAGLSGAEADRVREEALSQLRRSLHEICTYLKELNKKNKSNCIPLLIPFDNRVNPPGITPFKEMLIGPADRAEAVLESVRHQYGHEELGLLIDTSHMIINGEGPEAIKRLGSYIQHVHVSNCILNRNNPDGDPRYGDVHPAFNLADSELTSAVLAGYLKALVECDFQGSVAFEIKPYGQEIPEDLTGAAKSLYGGARNRIEVNYALRNNYVYQSRHFLNEDIWDQLCELRVEKSSIIKDRMQKRKQRKSLTTQGRMVILAADHPARMVTNSGGDPVRMGDRFDYLGRCARVMMASNIDGLMATADIFEDLFLLDYLYQQKTKKSFLDNKLLIACMNRSGLAGANHELLDRMTAYRDAKKIKELNLDGAKILFRLAVPDPYDRYVIQTMEECSRSIEACNDIDLPVFLEPLPVKQIDGAYKVVMKADDLIRVIGVASGLSHSTANLWLKIPYVPDYNRVAQSFSGPILMLGGEATGNPVDVVDQFVRGMGEGENIRGAMVGRNVLYPGADDPAAVAEAVCALVHEGVSANDAVKRIQPVRGSNMNLLAG